A region of Lycium barbarum isolate Lr01 chromosome 3, ASM1917538v2, whole genome shotgun sequence DNA encodes the following proteins:
- the LOC132633042 gene encoding nuclear pore complex protein NUP96: MEVDLGTSDQLIVSQSQCKRRKVSALDHVLGEKEAVLPTLRSPDYFTEPCLSELAIRELMSPGYCSKVVNFTVGRFGYGFVKFSGETDVRGLDLDRIVKFRRHEVIVYEDENDKPPVGVGLNKPAEVTLLLKIRSSKHDDVDSSREMVEKLRLRTERQGARFISFDPSNGEWKFVVQHFSRFGFDEEEDDEDMMIDDVSAEVQDPVDTNGGDVSDIDEETMLANTTDLSHSLPAHLGLDPVKMNEMRMLMFPAEEEDIDDYHDFPSDRKPQFSQESSKSPLQHKYRRVSPPLTRKTPLALIEYKHGSFGSDSPGSILLTQQNKGVLLNTTKSEGFKLDVKEQTPISGSFSCNVVDAGLFMGRSFGIGWGPNGVLVHSGAPVGSKDNHSLSSIINLEKVAFDQVARDENKKFREELVDLCFDSALHLHKDISHETKEFGEEPLTLKLQRVVCDRLMLSDVCRSYIGVIERQLEVPGLSSASRVLLMHQAMIWELIKVLFSSRQLSGKLKSLEDEDEEDMIPDAGEAASDVDPEALPLIRRAEFSYWLQESVCHRVQEEVSSLNDSSDLQHMFLLLTGRQLDAAVELAASRGDVRLACLLSQAGGSMVNRSDVAKQLDIWRVNGLDFNFVETERIRVLELVAGNIHRALHDVDIDWKRFLGLLMWYQLPPETELPVVFRTYQRLLNEGKAPSPVPVYIDEGPIEASMNWHAVKHFDLGYYLMLLHANQEIDFSALKTMFSAFASTNDPLDYHMIWHQRAVLEAIGAFSSNDLHVLDISFISQLLCLGQCHWAVYVVLHMPHREDCPYLHTALIREILFQHCETWSSQDLQRQFIEDLGIPSAWLNEALATYFNYYSDFPKALEHFLECGKWQKAHTIFMTSVAHSLYLSEEHSEIWRLAASMEDHKSEIEDWDLGAGIYISFYLLRSSLQEDSVAMNQVDSLDNKDNACADFISRLNDSLAVWTSRLPVKARVVYSKMAEEICNLLLSDNCGTSSNEVQLSCYDTVFKAPIPEDTRAYHLQDAVSLFTSYLSEVPS; this comes from the exons ATGGAAGTGGATTTAGGGACTTCTGATCAACTTATTGTTTCTCAATCTCAATGTAAAAGAAGAAAAGTTTCCGCTTTAGATCATGTTTTGGGCGAGAAAGAAGCTGTTTTACCGACCTTGAGATCTCCTGATTATTTTACTGAGCCATGCTTGAGTGAATTGGCTATCCGGGAGCTTATGAGCCCGGGGTATTGCAGTAAAGTTGTGAATTTTACTGTTGGGAGGTTTGGTTATGGGTTTGTCAAATTTTCTGGGGAAACAGATGTTAGGGGGTTGGATTTGGATCGAATTGTTAAGTTTAGAAGACATGAAGTGATTGTATATGAAGATGAAAATGACAAGCCTCCAGTTGGTGTGGGGCTTAACAAGCCTGCTGAAGTAACTTTGCTACTGAAAATACGATCCTCGAAACACGATGACGTGGATTCTTCTAGAGAAATGGTGGAGAAATTAAGGCTTAGAACGGAGAGACAAGGAGCACGTTTTATCTCTTTCGATCCATCAAATGGAGAATGGAAATTCGTCGTTCAGCATTTCAGCAGATTTGGTTTCGATgaggaagaagatgatgaagataTGATGATTGATGATGTGTCTGCAGAAGTTCAAGATCCGGTGGATACGAACGGAGGAGACGTTTCCGACATTGATGAAGAAACCATGCTAGCCAATACAACTGATCTTTCACATTCTCTTCCTGCTCATCTTGGGTTAGATCCTGTAAAGATGAACGAAATGAGAATGCTGATGTTTCCGGCAGAAGAAGAGGATATAGATGATTATCATGATTTTCCTTCTGATAGAAAACCACAATTCAGCCAAGAATCTTCAAAATCCCCTTTGCAGCACAAATACCGGAGAGTTAGTCCACCTTTGACTCGCAAGACTCCATTGGCTTTGATTGAATACAAACATGGTAGTTTTggctcagactcacctgggtccatTTTGTTGACCCAACAAAATAAGGGTGTGCTTCTAAACACCACAAAGTCTGAAGGTTTCAAGCTGGATGTAAAGGAGCAAACACCTATAAGTGGAAGCTTCTCTTGTAATGTTGTTGATGCAGGACTGTTCATGGGTAGATCATTTGGAATTGGCTGGGGGCCTAATGGTGTTCTTGTTCATTCTGGCGCGCCAGTTGGGAGTAAAGACAACCACAGTTTGTCCTCGATAATCAATTTGGAGAAGGTTGCATTCGACCAAGTAGCTAGAGATGAAAATAAGAAGTTTAGGGAGGAACTTGTTGATTTGTGTTTTGATTCAGCCCTCCATCTtcacaaggacattagtcatgaAACCAAAGAGTTCGGGGAGGAACCCCTTACGTTAAAGCTTCAAAGAGTTGTGTGTGATCGTCTAATGCTTTCAGATGTATGTCGGAGTTATATTGGTGTCATTGAGAGGCAATTGGAGGTTCCTGGCTTATCTTCAGCATCCCGTGTTCTTCTGATGCACCAAGCAATGATTTGGGAATTAATAAAAGTGCTATTTTCGTCTAGACAATTGAGTGGGAAATTAAAGTCTCTAGAAGATGAGGATGAGGAAGATATGATACCTGATGCGGGAGAAGCTGCTTCAGATGTTGATCCAGAAGCACTTCCATTGATAAGGAGAGCAGAATTCAGCTATTGGTTGCAAGAGAGTGTTTGTCACAGGGTACAGGAAGAAGTAAGTTCTTTGAACGATTCAAGTGATCTACAACATATGTTCTTACTTCTAACTGGTCGGCAGCTGGATGCTGCTGTGGAACTGGCGGCTTCTAGGGGAGATGTGAGACTTGCTTGTCTTCTTAGCCAAGCTGGTGGTTCGATGGTTAATCGTTCTGATGTTGCTAAGCAGCTTGATATTTGGAGAGTAAATGGGTTGGACTTCAATTTTGTTGAGACAGAGAGGATTAGGGTTCTTGAGTTGGTTGCTGGCAACATTCATAGAGCTTTGCATGATGTAGACATTGACTGGAAAAGGTTTCTGGGGCTGTTGATGTGGTATCAGCTTCCACCGGAGACTGAATTGCCTGTTGTGTTCCGCACATATCAGCGGCTTCTCAATGAAGGAAAAGCTCCATCTCCAGTTCCAGTTTATATTGATGAAGGACCTATAGAAGCCTCTATGAATTGGCATGCAGTGAAACATTTTGACCTAGGTTACTATCTGATGCTTCTTCACGCCAATCAAGAAATTGATTTCAGTGCTCTAAAGACGATGTTCAGTGCCTTCGCTTCAACAAATGATCCCCTTGACTACCACATGATCTGGCATCAACGagctgttttagaagccattgGTGCTTTCAGTTCTAATGATCTTCATGTGCTAGACATTAGTTTCATTTCTCAGCTGCTATGTCTTGGTCAATGTCATTGGGCTGTCTATGTGGTTCTTCACATGCCGCACCGTGAAGATTGTCCTTATTTACACACTGCTCTTATAAGGGAAATACTCTTCCAGCACTGTGAAACTTGGAGTTCTCAGGACTTACAGCGGCAATTTATTGAGGACCTAGGTATTCCATCAGCATGGTTGAATGAGGCTTTG GCAACATATTTTAATTATTACTCTGATTTTCCCAAAGCGCTAGAACACTTTTTGGAGTGCGGAAAGTGGCAGAAAGCGCACACCATTTTTATGACTTCAGTTGCTCATTCTCTTTATCTATCAG AGGAACATTCAGAAATATGGAGGCTAGCAGCTTCcatggaggaccacaagtcagaAATTGAAGATTGGGATCTGGGAGCTGGAATATATATATCTTTTTATTTGTTGAGAAGTTCTTTGCAGGAGGATAGTGTCGCTATGAACCAAGTG GACTCTCTAGATAACAAGGACAATGCATGTGCAGACTTCATCAGTCGCTTAAACGACTCTTTGGCTGTTTGGACTAGCAGATTGCCTGTCAAAGCTAG
- the LOC132634303 gene encoding ethylene-responsive transcription factor ERF003-like, with translation MSRPQQRYRGVRQRHWGSWVSEIRHPSLKTRVWLGTFETAEDAARAYDEAARLMCGPTARTNFPYNATESQSSTRFLSSALIAKLQRCHMTSLTMSKKPGTTKLENKDHQISPLRNRGNFDMSVDMAVDKGESTAQQFKSLEDEHIEQMIEELLDYGSIELSSCLQE, from the exons ATGTCTCGACCACAACAACGATATCGAGGAGTTCGCCAGCGGCATTGGGGATCTTGGGTTTCCGAAATTCGCCATCCTTCATT GAAAACAAGAGTATGGCTTGGAACATTTGAGACAGCAGAGGATGCTGCAAGAGCATATGATGAAGCTGCAAGACTAATGTGTGGTCCAACAGCACGCACTAATTTCCCTTACAATGCCACCGAGTCGCAATCATCTACAAGGTTTCTGTCTTCTGCTTTAATAGCTAAACTTCAAAGATGCCACATGACATCTCTCACTATGTCAAAAAAACCTGGAACGACAAAACTGGAAAATAAAGATCATCAAATATCCCCACTTAGGAACAGGGGAAATTTCGACATGAGCGTCGACATGGCAGTGGATAAAGGTGAGAGTACTGCACAACAATTCAAGTCACTAGAAGATGAGCATATAGAGCAGATGATTGAGGAATTGCTTGATTATGGATCTATTGAGCTCTCTTCCTGTCTCCAAGAATGA